Proteins encoded within one genomic window of Gallaecimonas pentaromativorans:
- a CDS encoding response regulator: protein MITVLIVDDEAAIRRFLRLSLAAEGFAVLEAATVHEALTLCRQQHPQLVVLDLGLPDGDGSQVLSAIRRDHDWPVLVLSVREDEAEKVRLLDAGANDYMTKPFGIQEFMARVRVLLRQQLRLTQGGQLRFASSDLELDLPSQTLRHQGRDIRLSKKEFAFLVELLRHPGQVLTQQQLLVAVWGPSHKDDNHYLRIVVANLRRKLGDDAEQPALIETLPGIGYRFMG from the coding sequence ATGATCACCGTGCTTATCGTTGACGACGAAGCGGCCATTCGCCGCTTTTTGCGGTTGAGCCTGGCCGCCGAGGGCTTTGCGGTGCTGGAAGCGGCCACGGTCCATGAGGCCCTGACCCTTTGTCGCCAGCAGCATCCGCAACTGGTGGTGCTGGATCTTGGCCTGCCCGACGGCGACGGCAGCCAGGTACTGAGTGCCATCCGCCGCGACCATGACTGGCCGGTGCTGGTGCTGTCGGTGCGTGAAGACGAAGCCGAAAAAGTGCGGCTGCTGGACGCCGGTGCCAACGACTACATGACCAAACCCTTTGGCATTCAGGAGTTTATGGCAAGGGTACGGGTGCTGCTGCGCCAGCAGCTGCGGCTGACCCAGGGAGGGCAGTTGCGTTTTGCCAGCAGTGACCTGGAATTGGATCTCCCCAGCCAAACCCTTCGTCACCAGGGCCGGGATATTCGGCTGTCCAAGAAGGAATTTGCCTTTTTGGTGGAACTTTTGCGCCATCCCGGCCAGGTACTGACCCAGCAGCAATTGCTGGTGGCGGTGTGGGGGCCAAGCCACAAGGACGACAACCATTACCTGCGCATTGTGGTGGCAAACCTCAGGCGCAAACTCGGGGACGATGCCGAGCAGCCGGCCCTTATCGAGACCCTGCCCGGTATCGGTTACCGCTTTATGGGTTGA
- a CDS encoding winged helix-turn-helix transcriptional regulator produces MQRKKLDGTPCPIARSLERVGEWWSILILRDAFYGLTRFDEFEKSLGIAPNMLTRRLGTLVEEGLLEKRLYQQKPPRYGYHLTQAGLDFRPVLMAFAAWGNKHFAPEGHSVDIIDTDTGRPAEPMMVDAHTLKPLTSATHMMAPGPAATAEQRERLARYAKLRAERLNP; encoded by the coding sequence ATGCAACGCAAAAAACTCGACGGTACACCCTGCCCTATTGCCCGCAGTCTCGAACGTGTGGGGGAATGGTGGAGCATCCTTATCCTGCGGGACGCCTTTTACGGCCTGACCCGTTTTGACGAATTTGAAAAAAGCCTCGGCATTGCCCCCAACATGCTGACCCGGCGCCTGGGCACCCTGGTGGAAGAAGGGCTGCTGGAAAAACGCCTCTACCAGCAAAAACCGCCCCGCTATGGCTACCACCTGACCCAGGCGGGCCTTGATTTTCGGCCGGTGCTGATGGCCTTTGCGGCCTGGGGCAACAAGCATTTCGCGCCTGAGGGTCATAGCGTCGACATCATCGATACCGACACTGGCCGCCCGGCTGAACCGATGATGGTAGATGCCCATACCCTCAAACCCCTGACCTCCGCTACCCACATGATGGCGCCGGGCCCGGCGGCAACGGCCGAGCAGCGCGAGCGCCTGGCCCGCTATGCCAAGTTACGGGCCGAGCGCCTCAACCCATAA